One Loxodonta africana isolate mLoxAfr1 chromosome 4, mLoxAfr1.hap2, whole genome shotgun sequence genomic region harbors:
- the BCDIN3D gene encoding RNA 5'-monophosphate methyltransferase, with protein MAACTKQTTGGGEEAAAEEGPRVREPGAAPFGNFPQYSRFHPPEQRLRLLPPELLRQLFPPESPETRPILGLDVGCNSGELSVALYKHFLFLRDGETCSDASREFRLLCCDIDPVLVERAEKGCPFPDALTFITLDFMNQRTRKVLLSSFLSQFGRSIFDIGFCMSVTMWIHLNHGDQGLWEFLAHLCSLCRYLLVEPQPWKCYRAAARRLRKLGLHNFDHFHSLAIRGDMANQIVQILTQDHGMELVCCFGNTSWDRSLLLFKAKQTIETHLIPESLIEEGKERNRLRFWRQ; from the exons ATGGCGGCGTGCACGAAACAGACCACCGGGGGCGGTGAAGAGGCCGCGGCGGAGGAGGGACCGCGCGTTCGGGAACCCGGGGCCGCCCCTTTCGGAAATTTCCCTCAGTACTCCCGCTTCCACCCTCCAGAGCAGCGGCTCCGCCTCCTGCCCCCGGAGCTGCTTCGACAACTCTTCCCTCCCGAGAGTCCTGAAACGAGGCCTATACTGGGGCTCGACGTGGGGTGTAATTCCGGG GAGTTGAGTGTGGCTCTATACAAACACTTCCTCTTCCTACGTGATGGGGAGACCTGCTCAGATGCCTCAAGAGAATTTCGTCTTCTCTGCTGTGACATAGATCCAGTCCTGGTGGAGCGAGCTGAAAAAGGATGCCCTTTTCCTGATGCCTTGACCTTTATTACTCTGGACTTCATGAATCAAAGGACCCGGAAGGTTCTCTTGAGCTCTTTCTTAAGCCAGTTTGGACGCTCCATTTTTGACATTGGCTTCTGCATGTCAGTAACCATGTGGATTCATCTGAACCATGGGGACCAGGGCCTGTGGGAGTTCCTCGCCCACCTCTGTTCTCTCTGCCGCTACCTCCTTGTGGAGCCACAGCCCTGGAAATGTTACCGGGCAGCTGCAAGGCGTCTGCGAAAGCTGGGCCTCCATAACTTTGACCACTTCCACTCCCTTGCTATCCGAGGTGATATGGCCAATCAGATTGTGCAGATCTTGACTCAGGACCATGGCATGGAGTTAGTATGCTGCTTTGGCAACACCAGCTGGGACCGAAGCCTTCTGCTCTTCAAGGCAAAACAGACCATAGAGACTCATCTGATCCCTGAATCATTgatagaagaaggaaaagaaaggaacagATTAAGATTCTGGAGACAgtga